A genome region from Bemisia tabaci chromosome 3, PGI_BMITA_v3 includes the following:
- the LOC140224173 gene encoding uncharacterized protein: RTLYKTITPRYIHNTSPTDLYNNNDVKSTVVKSNANNNDDYYYLLSSHSSGGYNRTTNRSSQTDIVDLSPEAEETHDLRSAREKEFDYNNRYTWQRSTSCKELNSARRKRAQELDSATYVTNPKELNILSEKHIDSPITRYDETSKAPYQPISIKTPSLERSDTVPETKVYSSSYPGTTSSLSTESGDQEGGLEVGGSVLIMDIGSHENLFLSHDDVSHDSYELLEREREYQEMFGRGSHSGSYGSVENLQDDADIFQMDDLLSKSTNSIYDDVRSEIDSRIGFQPSMGFNEFNELCKENFRKSHEKIYREQLSVYSRNRSNEFREINVKVKPGEVISGFSSESTGTSPSIHPAVERTKSDPYMAHEKSKPSPPSSISSKTNVSQLSLADSDTFKCHSATDIPYTLRKRADMNGTCSKQKAKPLLKSNLNLKDSGLSLSGNLGSIEDNDTTLNMSSFESRSPQDFGSICNDNCLLDRNYLSIDEPHHQIVKVKSVDSGTTKPAKSIHKIHQSRSAEGIKHKNSSFEKQDTAGNKIKVIKIDSEKCSCDSRKNSTESADAADVIIVEYRDTRRKKFGKKGSSSDNQEGRSRGSSVESKDPKLSPSRTAKGSLSKSSSPNKLSPNKTKPSSSPKDQLSPKALSPKQSPKQLSPKQTSPNQSSSDLKLSPSTCKIVKANLKINTLSPKSTPKTSPKTSPKLSPEVEIVPARKRPSDKPAIKPKPKVIPKKSASAGKDVAKAAETENKNLPKEKLKISEETVEGIKKNLLSPESPWKKFSDVNVSGKDKPPVLFGRLGLSEGSGYSSKNEAVSPGASRRAKSLETPIVALHRLPPITSFSSKDDTLGDDDDEKFGAAKTKKDSSKATAETLREVSDKLAETQEKSASPVYGQNAKETLKELLTLVASPVDKMSPTDLSPSLTPERRQSTRQERLDSFKKLKNFSIDIWDSGEVEAITNARQAANIDFELGDDDAFIEADKTQEPKSEVLKTEEVETEPAQENIENVAVEKTVTKLPSLEDQMVPQIKPKEGLIFNYDLDNIMVENYTSEEFEPFPVLAETLSPGLKNEDDPKVSLDDGTSEGTQEVEVLPTLQDVEVAQVVVDHAEKAVLEEPEKGKSKKNSLEEEEVWVSVDEYLEDDKEKSFGGYQDDKDDDVTLKTSEEVEEVEETQKLTEVEVEITPASEAHEASESSETKDMKEDLKVDDLEVNQTNADVNQIFDELPSVEEDSVFDAPDAPPPPPAIDYIISETPENLPSATEPSTSNLPVPAIPQKRSFDDEPSTSSSGVRVGESSTWRPFPLESSGSSSLEEGLFPPDDTGHYADEEGEDGSSKDDDFPTNFNYPITSAEIMLSGGFGGGVFGLSRTLSRISERSTTSEQDRSDFEDEISTKQSSHSISEDDDSILSSDRPPSVSTGSASGSQADLGYDDFPPLPDLPEEKSPDDESLETIKIPPPFIPSNSEENWPSPPASPPVATPVTSQVETFYIKAEEAAKVSIKVKQEEGEDSSTEENKTLQEEDMPPSVFSDSFTLVEEKPEPPRKKRNSDDTSIGFTTSDWSSSTGTTVKQHFGIAKSDDSSLAGDFGLSLSTEMLASGSKCSSRKSSDDTTPVLHVYYPLKQRSFDDYDSPYTTESDDTVSLSVAKPSPQKTFQQYYSAFNISPTKSQSKFLPKDRRNRGLGNKSPNSSRTQLDCPPTLEEIELSFERSKAKSIARAKCYSYYSLARSPPSDASSSSLELPESLTTPNTIPRVSKRRKTHPVKKRQRIIMTEIDIDQPDAPIQSPKSYCTATLRKSAPGPSHSKPPQEK, encoded by the coding sequence AGAACTTTGTACAAAACTATAACCCCCCGTTACATTCACAATACCTCTCCCACAGACCTCTATAACAATAACGATGTAAAATCCACCGTTGTTAAGTCTAATGCCAATAACAATGATGATTACTATTACCTTTTGTCCTCGCATTCAAGTGGGGGGTATAACCGCACAACAAATCGGTCTAGTCAGACAGATATTGTTGACCTCTCTCCTGAAGCAGAAGAGACGCATGACTTGAGATCTGCGCGGGAGAAGGAGTTCGATTATAATAACCGCTACACGTGGCAGAGGTCGACAAGTTGTAAGGAGCTGAATTCAGCCCGCAGGAAACGTGCGCAGGAATTAGACAGTGCAACATATGTCACTAACCCAAAAGAGTTGAACATCTTGTCTGAAAAGCACATTGATTCGCCAATAACACGCTATGACGAGACATCGAAGGCCCCGTATCAACCCATCAGCATCAAAACTCCATCATTGGAGAGGAGCGATACGGTTCCGGAAACGAAAGTTTATTCTAGTAGCTATCCTGGTACCACTTCTAGTCTATCCACCGAAAGTGGGGACCAAGAAGGCGGGCTTGAAGTTGGTGGTAGTGTTTTAATAATGGATATTGGCTCACACGAGAATCTTTTCTTGAGTCATGATGATGTGAGTCATGATTCCTATGAGCTTctggagagagagagggagtaCCAGGAAATGTTCGGTAGGGGATCTCATAGTGGTAGTTACGGGTCTGTAGAGAACTTGCAGGATGATGCAGATATCTTCCAAATGGACGATCTTCTGTCAAAATCAACAAATTCAATTTATGATGATGTAAGGTCGGAAATAGATAGTCGAATAGGGTTCCAGCCCAGCATGGGCTTCAATGAGTTTAATGAGCTATGCAAAGAAAACTTCCGAAAGAGTCATGAAAAGATTTATCGTGAGCAACTATCCGTTTACAGTAGGAACAGATCCAATGAGTTCAGAGAAataaatgtcaaggtcaagccTGGTGAGGTCATCAGTGGTTTTTCTAGCGAGTCCACCGGAACTTCACCGAGCATCCATCCTGCAGTAGAGAGGACAAAGAGCGATCCATATATGGCTCACGAAAAGTCCAAGCCTTCACCACCATCATCCATTTCCTCCAAAACAAACGTGTCGCAATTGAGCCTTGCGGACTCCGACACATTTAAGTGCCACTCGGCCACCGATATTCCGTACACCTTGCGCAAGCGTGCAGATATGAACGGAACATGCTCAAAACAAAAAGCCAAACCATTACTGAAAAGTAACTTAAACTTGAAAGACTCAGGGCTTtcactgtcagggaatttaggTAGTATTGAGGATAATGACACCACTTTGAATATGTCCTCCTTTGAGTCACGGTCTCCTCAAGACTTTGGCTCTATCTGCAACGATAACTGTCTCCTAGATAGGAATTATCTTTCAATTGATGAGCCTCATCACCAAATTGTCAAGGTCAAAAGTGTTGATTCCGGTACAACGAAACCAGCCAAATCGATTCACAAAATCCATCAGTCTCGTAGCGCAGAAGGGATTAAGCACAAAAATAGTTCTTTTGAGAAACAGGACACAGCTGGCAATAAAATCAAAGTCATCAAAATTGATTCTGAAAAGTGTTCTTGTGACTCACGGAAAAATTCCACTGAATCTGCCGATGCTGCAGATGTGATAATTGTCGAGTATCGTGATACAAGGAGAAAGAAATTCGGGAAAAAAGGGAGTTCGTCGGATAATCAGGAAGGTAGGAGTAGAGGGAGCAGTGTTGAGTCGAAAGATCCTAAGTTGAGTCCAAGTCGGACAGCCAAAGGCTCACTCAGCAAATCCTCTAGCCCCAACAAACTAAGCCCTAATAAAACTAAACCGTCTTCCAGTCCAAAGGACCAACTGAGTCCCAAAGCTCTCAGTCCTAAGCAAAGCCCCAAACAATTAAGTCCAAAACAAACAAGCCCGAATCAATCCTCTAGTGATTTAAAGCTGAGCCCCAGTACATGTAAAATTGTAAAAGCCAACTTGAAAATTAATACCCTCAGTCCTAAGTCAACGCCAAAAACTAGCCCAAAAACGTCTCCCAAACTGAGCCCAGAAGTGGAAATCGTACCCGCTAGGAAAAGGCCCTCCGATAAACCCGCCATTAAGCCAAAGCCCAAAGTGATTCCAAAGAAATCTGCTTCAGCAGGAAAGGATGTAGCTAAAGCTGCCGAAACAGAAAATAAGAACCTTCCAaaggaaaaactcaaaatctctGAGGAGACAGTTGAAGGAATCAAGAAAAATCTATTATCGCCAGAGTCTCCatggaaaaaattttcagatgtgaaTGTCAGTGGAAAAGATAAACCTCCAGTGCTGTTTGGCAGATTGGGTTTGTCAGAAGGATCTGGATACTCCTCTAAAAATGAAGCCGTGTCACCCGGAGCATCACGTCGCGCCAAGTCTCTGGAAACCCCAATCGTAGCATTACATCGGCTGCCACCCATAACGTCATTTTCAAGTAAAGATGATACATTaggtgatgatgatgatgagaaATTTGGtgcagcaaaaacaaaaaaagacagCTCAAAAGCAACTGCAGAAACATTGAGAGAAGTTTCAGACAAATTAGCAGAAACTCAGGAAAAAAGTGCATCTCCAGTTTATGGCCAGAATGCCAAAGAAACGTTGAAAGAACTTCTGACACTAGTTGCATCGCCTGTCGATAAAATGTCTCCTACAGATTTGTCACCATCCCTGACTCCAGAGAGGAGGCAAAGCACCCGACAAGAGCGGTTGGACTCTttcaaaaagctcaaaaatttctCGATCGATATTTGGGACTCGGGAGAGGTGGAAGCAATCACAAATGCCCGGCAAGCTGCAAATATTGATTTTGAACTTGGAGATGATGATGCATTTATTGAGGCTGATAAGACTCAAGAGCCAAAATCAGAAGTCTTGAAAACAGAAGAAGTAGAGACCGAGCCAGCTCAGGAAAATATAGAAAATGTAGCCGTTGAAAAAACTGTCACCAAATTGCCGAGCTTGGAAGACCAGATGGTACCGCAAATCAAACCAAAAGAAGGCCTCATTTTCAATTATGATCTTGATAATATAATGGTGGAAAATTACACATCAGAAGAATTTGAGCCTTTTCCAGTATTGGCTGAAACTCTAAGTCCAGGTCTGAAGAACGAAGATGATCCAAAGGTAAGCCTGGATGATGGCACATCTGAAGGCACACAAGAAGTTGAAGTTTTGCCAACCTTGCAAGATGTGGAAGTTGCTCAAGTAGTGGTAGACCATGCAGAAAAAGCTGTGCTTGAGGAACCAGAAAAAGGCAAATCGAAGAAAAACTCTCTTGAAGAGGAAGAAGTTTGGGTGTCAGTCGATGAATATTTAGAAGATGACAAAGAGAAGAGCTTTGGAGGGTATCAAGACGATAAAGATGATGACGTGACGCTCAAGACATCAGAGGAAGTTGAAGAAGTGGAGGAGACACAAAAACTAACCGAAGTCGAAGTTGAAATAACACCAGCATCTGAAGCACACGAAGCCTCAGAGAGCTCCGAAACCAAAGACATGAAGGAAGATTTGAAAGTCGATGATTTGGAAGTGAATCAAACGAATGCAGATGTAAACCAGATATTTGATGAACTACCATCGGTGGAGGAAGACTCAGTGTTTGATGCGCCGGATGCCCCGCCACCACCCCCAGCCATCGATTACATAATATCTGAAACTCCAGAAAATTTGCCAAGTGCCACGGAGCCTTCCACCTCTAATCTACCCGTTCCAGCGATTCCCCAAAAAAGGAGTTTCGACGATGAGCCCTCGACCTCGAGCTCTGGGGTGAGAGTGGGAGAGTCATCAACGTGGCGCCCATTTCCTTTGGAAAGCTCTGGTAGCTCCAGTTTAGAGGAAGGCTTATTCCCTCCGGACGATACAGGTCACTATGCGGATGAAGAGGGTGAAGATGGGAGCTCCAAAGATGATGATTTTCCAACCAACTTTAACTACCCTATTACAAGTGCTGAAATAATGTTGAGTGGAGGGTTTGGAGGTGGTGTATTCGGTTTGTCCCGAACGCTGTCGAGGATAAGCGAAAGGAGCACGACGTCAGAGCAGGACAGGTCTGACTTTGAAGATGAAATTTCGACAAAACAGTCATCGCATTCAATTTCTGAAGATGATGACTCGATTCTTTCCAGTGACAGGCCTCCTAGTGTGTCTACTGGCTCAGCCTCTGGATCTCAAGCAGATCTGGGTTATGATGATTTTCCTCCTCTGCCAGACTTACCGGAAGAGAAATCGCCCGATGATGAAAGTCTGGAAACAATCAAGATTCCCCCTCCATTTATCCCATCAAATTCGGAAGAAAACTGGCCATCGCCTCCTGCCTCACCTCCCGTCGCAACACCTGTCACTTCCCAGGTTGAGACTTTTTACATCAAAGCTGAGGAAGCTGCCAAGGTTAGCATCAAAGTGAAGCAAGAGGAGGGGGAGGACAGTTCGACAGAAGAAAACAAAACTCTGCAGGAGGAAGATATGCCACCATCCGTTTTTAGCGACTCGTTCACTCTGGTCGAAGAAAAACCTGAACCTCCGCGGAAAAAACGGAACTCGGATGATACTTCGATCGGATTCACGACCTCTGATTGGTCTTCAAGCACGGGCACAACGGTCAAGCAACATTTTGGAATCGCCAAGAGTGATGACAGTTCTTTAGCTGGCGATTTCGGACTTTCACTTTCAACAGAAATGCTGGCTAGTGGTTCGAAATGTAGCTCACGGAAAAGTAGTGATGACACAACACCGGTACTCCACGTTTACTATCCGCTGAAACAACGCTCCTTTGATGATTATGACTCTCCGTACACCACAGAATCAGACGACACTGTTTCACTGTCGGTCGCAAAACCCTCACCTCAGAAAACATTCCAGCAGTACTATTCAGCTTTCAACATCAGCCCCACTAAATCGCAAAGTAAGTTCCTCCCCAAAGATCGACGGAATCGTGGACTGGGAAATAAGTCACCCAACTCAAGTCGTACTCAGCTCGACTGTCCACCGACACTAGAAGAGATCGAGTTATCCTTCGAGCGGAGCAAAGCAAAATCTATAGCCCGTGCCAAGTGTTACTCGTACTACTCCCTAGCTCGGAGTCCCCCTAGCGACGCCTCCTCTTCCTCTCTGGAGCTTCCTGAGTCCCTCACGACCCCGAATACCATACCAAGGGTATCAAAGCGTCGTAAAACACACCCTGTGAAGAAGCGTCAAAGAATAATCATGACTGAAATCGACATTGATCAGCCGGATGCCCCAATTCAGTCGCCCAAATCGTATTGCACGGCTACATTGCGAAAATCAGCCCCTGGTCCTAGTCATTCGAAACCACCacaggaaaaataa